Proteins from one Acomys russatus chromosome 12, mAcoRus1.1, whole genome shotgun sequence genomic window:
- the Wnt6 gene encoding protein Wnt-6, translating into MLPPVPSRLGLLLLLLLCPAHVGGLWWAVGSPLVMDPTSICRKARRLAGRQAELCQAEPEVVAELARGARLGVRECQFQFRFRRWNCSSHSKAFGRVLQQDIRETAFVFAITAAGASHAVTQACSMGELLQCGCQAPRGRAPPRPSGLLGTPGPPGPTGSPDASSAWEWGGCGDDVDFGDEKSRLFMDAQHKRGRGDIRALVQLHNNEAGRLAVRSHTRTECKCHGLSGSCALRTCWQKLPPFREVGARLLERFHGASRVMGTNDGKALLPAVRTLKPPGRADLLYAADSPDFCAPNRRTGSPGTRGRACNSSAPDLSGCDLLCCGRGHRQESVQLEENCLCRFHWCCVVQCHRCRVRKELSLCL; encoded by the exons ATGCTGCCGCCCGTGCCCTCCCGCcttgggctgctgctgctgctgctcctatgTCCCGCGCACGTCGGTGGACTGTGGTG GGCCGTGGGCAGCCCCCTGGTCATGGATCCTACCAGCATCTGCAGGAAGGCCAGGCGGTTGGCAGGACGGCAGGCTGAACTGTGCCAGGCGGAGCCGGAAGTAGTGGCAGAGCTTGCCCGGGGCGCGAGGCTGGGGGTCCGAGAATGTCAGTTCCAGTTCCGTTTCCGACGCTGGAACTGCTCCAGTCACAGCAAGGCCTTTGGGCGCGTCCTGCAGCAGG ACATTCGAGAGACAGCCTTCGTGTTTGCAATTACGGCAGCCGGTGCCAGCCATGCGGTCACTCAGGCCTGTTCCATGGGTGAGCTCCTACAGTGTGGTTGCCAAGCACCCCGAGGGCGGGCACCACCTAGGCCATCTGGCCTTCTGGGCACTCCTGGACCTCCAGGGCCAACGGGCTCTCCAGATGCTAGCTCAGCCTGGGAGTGGGGAGGCTGCGGAGATGACGTGGACTTCGGGGATGAGAAGTCAAGGCTCTTCATGGATGCGCAACACAAGCGAGGACGTGGAGACATCCGTGCACTGGTGCAATTGCACAACAACGAGGCGGGCAGGCTG GCAGTGCGGAGCCACACGCGCACCGAGTGTAAGTGCCACGGGCTTTCGGGTTCATGCGCGCTGCGCACCTGCTGGCAGAAGCTGCCTCCGTTCCGCGAGGTGGGCGCACGGCTGCTCGAGCGCTTCCACGGCGCATCTCGCGTTATGGGCACCAACGACGGCAAAGCCCTGCTGCCTGCGGTCCGCACGCTCAAGCCTCCGGGCCGAGCCGACCTCCTCTATGCCGCCGACTCGCCCGATTTCTGCGCCCCCAACCGGCGCACAGGGTCGCCTGGTACACGCGGCCGCGCCTGCAACAGTAGTGCCCCGGACCTCAGCGGCTGCGACCTGTTATGCTGCGGTCGCGGACACCGCCAGGAGAGCGTACAACTCGAGGAGAACTGCCTGTGCCGCTTCCACTGGTGCTGCGTGGTGCAGTGTCACCGCTGTCGTGTGCGCAAGGAGCTCAGCCTGTGCCTCTGA